From a region of the bacterium genome:
- a CDS encoding deoxyguanosinetriphosphate triphosphohydrolase: MNPREVTEGWEDQALAPHAVHSARSRGRVRSEPPDPLRTVFQRDRDRIIHSKAFRRLMHKTQVFLAPEGDHYRTRLTHTLEVAQIARTIARAIRINEDLTEAIVLGHDLGHPPFGHAGEEALNHAMAAHGGFRHDLQSLRMVEVLERRRTRDGTVEEGLNLTWEVRNGIGGHSKGPSDIEIFPDLDEAVPETGPETVEGQLARVADRIAYVHHDTDDAMRAGLINERDVPAAVRQVLGQTRGQWVDTTVRDIVARSAETGRIQMADEVRVALNGLKDFLFEVVYLGSAAKAEVDKAQRLLIDMFAHFVDHPGEIGEEARRLLDEGRSTVPRAVCDFLAGMTDRFAIRTAERLFVPRTWASF, from the coding sequence ATGAACCCGCGCGAGGTGACGGAGGGGTGGGAGGACCAGGCGCTCGCTCCGCACGCCGTCCACAGCGCGCGCTCCCGCGGTCGAGTTCGTTCCGAGCCGCCCGACCCGCTGCGGACGGTGTTTCAGCGGGACCGGGATCGGATCATCCACTCGAAGGCGTTTCGCCGCCTGATGCACAAGACGCAGGTGTTCCTTGCGCCGGAAGGAGACCACTACCGCACGCGGTTGACCCACACCTTGGAGGTGGCCCAGATCGCCCGCACGATCGCGCGGGCGATTCGGATCAATGAGGATCTGACCGAGGCGATCGTGCTGGGCCACGACCTGGGACACCCTCCGTTCGGACACGCCGGCGAGGAGGCGCTCAACCATGCGATGGCGGCGCACGGCGGGTTCCGGCACGACCTCCAAAGCCTCCGCATGGTGGAGGTCCTCGAGCGCCGCCGCACCCGCGATGGGACCGTTGAAGAAGGGTTGAACCTGACGTGGGAGGTCCGGAACGGAATCGGCGGTCACTCGAAAGGACCCAGTGACATCGAAATCTTTCCGGACCTCGACGAGGCGGTGCCGGAGACCGGTCCCGAGACGGTCGAAGGACAACTCGCCCGTGTGGCCGACCGGATCGCCTACGTGCATCATGATACCGATGACGCGATGCGGGCGGGGCTGATCAACGAACGCGATGTGCCCGCGGCGGTCCGCCAGGTGTTGGGGCAGACCCGAGGGCAGTGGGTGGACACCACGGTCCGCGACATCGTCGCCCGTTCGGCCGAGACGGGTCGGATCCAGATGGCGGATGAGGTCCGAGTCGCACTCAACGGGCTCAAGGACTTCCTGTTCGAGGTCGTGTACCTGGGATCGGCTGCCAAGGCGGAGGTGGACAAGGCGCAGCGGCTCCTGATCGACATGTTCGCGCACTTCGTCGACCACCCGGGAGAGATCGGAGAGGAAGCGCGGCGGCTGCTCGATGAGGGACGCTCGACGGTTCCCAGGGCGGTGTGCGATTTCCTGGCCGGCATGACCGACCGGTTCGCGATCCGGACGGCCGAGCGCCTCTTCGTGCCCCGCACATGGGCGAGCTTCTGA
- a CDS encoding 4-hydroxyphenylacetate 3-hydroxylase N-terminal domain-containing protein: MKTADEYRASLRDGRVVYYEGQRVPDITTHPALRVAVDHAALDYEMAADPRYRSLAIVPHPDGGEMSRYFAFPHTGDDLLRRMELIETSTRLGGTIVPLLKEIGTDALFALHLVAHEVDRARGTRYLDRIRTFYAHCRDRDLAMAVAQTDVKGDRSAGPSDQAHPDYYLRIVEERSDGIVVRGAKVHTSVSMNANELIVLPTRALGDRDRAYAVAFAVPVATRGLTLVVSPYGGHAVSPLEHPLSSRHRMTETLTVFDDVFVPRDRVFLQGESEHAGPLARTFVEFHRFTAVSYKLPLVDLLVGAAQLIAEYNGIERAGHVRDKITWLVAYARTLRALTRMAALDCYRGAFEIAVPDPATVNIAKLHFATQFHQAVAYVQEIAGGLLVTAPGQADWEQPATRPLLERYLGGKGVDAESRMRLLHLISDVTTSHLGGYHAVLAIHAEGSIEAEKLTIYRTAPMDRYVALARELAGIGG; encoded by the coding sequence ATGAAAACCGCGGATGAGTATCGGGCCAGCCTGCGCGACGGCCGCGTGGTGTATTACGAGGGCCAGCGCGTGCCGGACATCACTACGCACCCGGCCCTCCGGGTCGCCGTCGACCACGCGGCGCTCGACTACGAGATGGCGGCGGATCCCCGGTACCGGTCGCTGGCGATCGTCCCGCATCCCGACGGCGGAGAGATGAGCCGGTACTTCGCCTTTCCGCATACCGGCGACGATCTGCTCAGGCGAATGGAATTAATCGAGACGAGCACGCGGCTCGGGGGCACGATTGTGCCGCTGCTCAAGGAGATCGGGACGGATGCGCTGTTCGCCCTGCACCTGGTGGCGCATGAGGTGGATCGGGCGCGGGGGACGCGGTACCTGGATCGGATCCGGACCTTCTACGCCCACTGCCGCGATCGGGATCTCGCCATGGCGGTGGCGCAGACCGATGTGAAGGGGGATCGGAGCGCGGGGCCGAGCGATCAGGCGCACCCGGACTATTATCTCCGGATCGTCGAGGAGCGGTCGGACGGGATCGTGGTGCGCGGCGCGAAGGTGCACACGTCCGTCAGCATGAATGCCAATGAGCTCATCGTCCTGCCTACACGCGCTCTGGGAGACCGGGATCGCGCCTACGCGGTGGCGTTCGCCGTTCCAGTCGCGACGCGCGGGCTGACCCTGGTCGTCAGCCCGTACGGAGGCCACGCGGTGTCGCCGCTGGAGCATCCGCTGTCGAGCCGGCACCGCATGACCGAAACGCTCACCGTATTCGACGACGTCTTCGTGCCTCGGGATCGAGTGTTCTTGCAGGGGGAATCAGAGCACGCCGGGCCGCTTGCCCGGACGTTCGTCGAGTTTCATCGGTTTACCGCGGTCTCCTACAAGTTGCCGCTCGTCGACCTCCTCGTCGGGGCCGCGCAGTTGATCGCGGAGTACAACGGGATCGAGAGGGCCGGGCACGTGCGCGACAAGATCACGTGGTTGGTGGCCTATGCGCGGACGCTCAGGGCGCTTACCCGGATGGCCGCCCTCGACTGCTATCGAGGGGCGTTCGAGATCGCGGTCCCGGATCCCGCCACGGTCAACATCGCCAAGCTGCACTTTGCCACCCAGTTCCACCAAGCGGTGGCGTACGTGCAGGAGATCGCCGGCGGACTGCTCGTCACGGCCCCGGGGCAGGCGGACTGGGAGCAACCCGCCACCCGTCCGTTGCTGGAGCGCTACCTCGGCGGGAAGGGGGTCGACGCCGAATCGCGGATGCGGCTGCTGCACCTGATCTCGGACGTCACGACCTCGCATCTCGGCGGCTACCACGCCGTGCTGGCGATCCATGCGGAGGGGTCCATCGAAGCAGAGAAGCTGACGATCTACCGGACCGCCCCGATGGACCGCTACGTCGCGCTCGCGAGAGAGCTCGCCGGCATCGGGGGGTAG
- a CDS encoding MmgE/PrpD family protein yields the protein MSGATETGTSRFAGFVERCSFEQLPSIVVQQTKAVIYDGLGALLAATSPRYDIGDVLVRFVRDTGGTPESQIIGTALRTNCTTAAVVNGTLGYYCDIESHHPGAIMHAIAVVGPAALAVGEKLRRSGRDVLTAIVVGIDVACRVSSALGGPALYARGFHPTCVAGTFGAMAAAARLFGLKGDALRHAFGLAGTEASGLLAWVTDPTEHSRPYNMGLASRHGVFAAQLAWCGFGGPPAVFEGKYPLGEAFTGQWDEAALFEGLGERFKVMELYFKLYACCAFLHPGLDGLLDIQAAHHVPAREIRHITLRFPRSGYKVIDNNSLRSHCAQYVLALAAHRGAVDFQDITNDRRTEPEIKSLSERVRVLGDEELDRTYPDLYRSIVEVDTKDGLRHVRDVTHPKGSPANPIASAELTRKFGALTRDVVGAEQREEIARAVNRFEHLEEIGQLTRWLRSERRGERDEATASSDEYGGASHV from the coding sequence GTGAGCGGGGCGACAGAGACGGGCACGAGTCGTTTCGCGGGCTTCGTCGAGCGTTGTTCCTTTGAGCAATTGCCGTCCATAGTGGTTCAGCAAACCAAAGCCGTGATCTACGATGGGCTGGGGGCGTTGCTCGCCGCGACGTCACCGCGGTACGACATCGGCGATGTGCTGGTCCGCTTTGTCCGCGACACCGGGGGAACGCCTGAATCCCAAATCATCGGCACAGCACTGCGGACCAACTGTACGACGGCCGCCGTGGTCAACGGGACCCTCGGGTACTACTGCGACATTGAAAGCCATCATCCTGGGGCGATCATGCACGCGATCGCGGTCGTGGGGCCCGCTGCACTCGCCGTCGGGGAAAAGCTTCGACGCTCGGGCCGGGATGTTCTGACCGCCATCGTCGTAGGGATCGATGTGGCGTGCCGGGTGAGCTCCGCACTCGGCGGGCCGGCGCTCTATGCCCGCGGGTTCCATCCCACCTGTGTCGCCGGAACCTTTGGTGCGATGGCCGCGGCGGCGCGGTTGTTCGGATTGAAGGGGGACGCGCTGCGCCACGCGTTTGGCCTTGCTGGCACCGAAGCCTCGGGCCTCCTGGCCTGGGTGACCGATCCCACGGAACACTCTCGTCCCTACAACATGGGGCTGGCGTCGAGGCACGGCGTGTTCGCGGCGCAGCTGGCCTGGTGCGGGTTTGGAGGACCCCCCGCCGTCTTTGAAGGAAAGTATCCGCTCGGGGAGGCGTTCACGGGGCAGTGGGACGAGGCGGCCCTCTTTGAGGGCCTGGGCGAGCGGTTCAAAGTGATGGAGCTGTACTTCAAACTCTATGCCTGCTGCGCATTCCTTCATCCGGGTCTCGATGGCTTGTTGGATATCCAGGCCGCCCACCACGTGCCGGCCCGCGAGATCCGGCACATTACCCTGCGCTTCCCGAGGTCCGGATACAAGGTGATCGACAACAATTCTCTTCGGTCTCACTGTGCTCAATACGTCTTGGCCTTGGCGGCGCATCGGGGCGCCGTCGATTTTCAAGACATCACGAACGATCGGCGCACCGAGCCCGAGATCAAATCGTTGTCCGAGCGCGTTCGCGTGCTGGGCGACGAGGAGCTGGATCGCACCTACCCCGACCTCTATCGGTCTATCGTGGAAGTCGACACGAAGGACGGCCTCCGCCACGTGCGCGACGTGACCCACCCCAAGGGCTCTCCGGCGAATCCGATCGCCTCCGCCGAGCTCACGAGGAAGTTCGGCGCTCTGACACGCGACGTCGTGGGCGCGGAACAACGGGAAGA